ATTCAGTGTGCTATTTAATTTTCATAACTGTTTGTAGATGCAGAAGACATGATGCTGACAATAATTGGTTGTTTGGCCATTGGAATTTTGAACATCATGTTAATCCTTCCACTTTGTAGCTTGTGATAAATGTTTCTATTCCTACTTTGCTGCTTATGTAGTTAAGGTATTTTTCTTCATTATGTGGGTCTTATATTTTTCTCTCAAATTACAGCCGCCACCCATGGGAACACGTCATTTGATATAGTTTGTGCAAATGATGTGATGCTGGATTCATCTTTGATGAAATACAATCCATCAGACTGCCAAAGGCCTGAGCTGTTGAACAGGAACAAGGTGCAGGGAAATATTCTTCTGTGTGGATATTCTTTCAATTTTGTTTCTGGAACTGCATCCATCAAAAAAGTGTCTGAAACAGCAAAAAGTCTTGGGGCGGCAGGCTTTATTGTAGCCGCTGAGAACTCTTATCCAGgtaccaaatttgatcctgtacCCGTTGATACTCCAGGGATCCTCATATCAGATGTCAGAAAAACACaggtattaaatttattttattcttgAAAGTTGAAATTAAATGTTTCAAGAGTTCTGATCCTGCAAAAAcgatccacatgattttaaaatgcACGTTGTATTTTCTTGTTGATGTTGGTACTTACATTTTAGTTCTGACTCCATTCTTTGGAAGGCTTTGATGTTATTTATATAATTACTGAATCCCACGGGTTACTTCAATATCAGTACATTAGTTAAAGATCTTTTCAAtgcaaattcaaaattgaaatttaatGGTGTTCACACGCTAAAAGGACCATTGCATGATGGCGTTTACCAATACTTTCTGACACAATTTGCATAATCTTAGGAACTTATTGATTACTACAATGCTTCAACAAGAAGAGATTGGGCTGGTCGGCCTAGTAGTTTCCAGGCAACTGCCAGCATTGCCAATGGTTTGTCACCCATACTCCATAAATCAGCCCCTCAGGTGGCATTGTTCTCGTCAAGAGGGCCAGATGTTAAAGATTTCAGCTTTCAAGATGCCGATGTCCTTAAACCCGATCTACTAGCTCCTGGCAATCTCATTTGGGCTGCTTGGGCACCAAATGGGACAGACGAGGCTAATTATTTAGGCACGTATCCAACTTAAACTACAGTTTTTTTATCTTATAAACCAGTGTTTCGTTGttgttaaaatggaaatttatgtggagttagaaatattttttatgtGAAAGGGTGTGGCCTGCATGTTATTCATTCATGGATTCCCTAATTCTACTCAAAATGTGCAGGAGAAGGCTTTGCTATGATTTCTGGCACAAGTATGGCGGCTCCCCATATTGCTGGAATCGCAGCCCTCATAAAGCAAAACAATCCACATTGGAGCCCGAGTGCAATCAAGTCCGCCTTGATGACCACCGCTTCTACTCTGGATCGAGGCGGCAGACCAATATTAGCTCAGCAATATTCCAGCTCAGGCATTATGAATTTTGTGCAGGCTACACCATTTGATTATGGAAGTGGTGCTGTTGATCCCAAAGCTGCACTGGATCCTGGCCTTGTCCTAGACTCAAGTAAGTTGATCTTTTAACTATATCATAGCGTCTTTTCGAGTCTTAGATACATACAGATTATTTAGAGGCAGTCTGATTTAGCCACCTGAGATGCTTGAAGCCATCTGCTAATATTATGCAACCAAGGCCGCCCTTCTAAAGTTCTAAAAGATAGAACTATCGGCTCTTACATAGTCAATGAAACTGAATCCATCTAAACTGAAATTATTTCACACTTTATCGATGTAAACTAGGCCTGTCTTAGCTACCTAATGCCGTATCAGCTACATGGGTCGGTTTCTGTGTGATTAAAACCCTCTGTTGATATTCTGTAACTGAGATGGGCCATCTAACCTACCTATAGGCTCTTAAATAGTTGACGGTATttaatagaaaccaaaatagataAGGCATTTTTTTAGAGCTGGGGTTCTGGTCCCCAACCGGAGCTAGATGTGTGCTAGTGCTGCAGAATGCATACCTAGAAGCTTGTTGAAGTCATCATCATCCAAAACACCATTCAGATCATGGTTGGAAGCTTTCATCAGTTTCCCTGGTAGTATTCCATCTCCTTAGCCCGTGCATGTAAAGGTGTCGCTCAATTTGAACAAGACAATACGAGATTTGAATCTACAATACTTGCCATTTACAATTAGGTCCCGTGAATGTTACTGATCCTCCTAATTCTGAGCTATTCATGTCTGCAGCTTACGAAGACTACATCAAGTTCTTGTGCTCAGTTCCAGGTGCAGATCCACAAGAAATCTCAAACATCACCAATTCCCAATGCAACAGCACCCGCAGTCATCCAGCCGACCTAAACACTCCATCGATCACCATCTCGCACCTCGAAGGAACTCAAACAGTGAAAAGAAGAGTGACAAACATCGCAGACACTGAGACTTACGTCATGACTGCAAAAATGGCACCGGAGATCGCCCTCGAAGTGAACCCGCCAGCCATGACGGTGCTCTCAGGTGCCTCCCGGGATTTCACTGCGACTCTCACAGTCAGGTCAGTgactggtgagtacagcttcggTGAGATAGTGATGAAAGGAGACAAAGGGCACAGAGTGAGGATTCCAGTGGTGGCAATGGGCTACCGTAGCTAATTTCGGTAGTATTTTGGTGTTCTTTTATCACTAGAACTTACGTTATTTTTTATATATCGTATAATAAATTGTAGGACATAAAAAAGTTGTAAATTTTGCTGGTGCTTATGTAGTTGCTACTTGGTGTTGAGCCCATGATTATTATCATGAAAATATCAGGTTTAGTGATGGTTATAAATAGCTTATTAAAGTGTTATGATTTCTTCCATACCTTCTTTTCAGCTGTTGGATTTGGTAATCGACTATTGCTGAATAAAGATTAGTTGATATGTATTATTTAAAAGTATAGAAAATTAACATTGTTCCTgctgtaatttttttatataaaatattagtAGATTTTTTAATTCATAACTTTATCATAAATAATATAGAAGTCAACTagtaaaaaatgttttttttcataagtagcttaataaatttgaaattaatgtcATTGTTGCTCTGTATGAAATATTCTATTGAAGTTTTATGCACTCAGTGCGTAAGTTAATACATTTGAATATAAATGCTGCAAGAATTGACAACACAAAACTTCCATCTCGAAGAATAGAATCTACTGTATAAAGTCTTATTTAAGAGGTCTATCGTAATCTATTGTATAAAGTCTTATTTAAGAGGTCTATCGTTCAGTTTTCGTAATTCGAATCATGACCTCATTATCATATGAGGATAATTTTACCATTGtgcaaggctccccttcaaaaaCTAGCTtctgaaaaataaaaagaataaaaagttGCAAACATGACAAGTTTCCtaagaattcttcataaataaATAGATGAATTATGCATCTGCAGAAAGTGATGAGACCTTGGACATGAACTTTGGACGGTGCCATTCTGAAGAGTGCGACGCTTTCTTTTATTCACCACCTGAAACAGACAACTTTCGAGGCTCAAGCATGAGCCTTTTGGATGGTGTCGATAGAGCATTTGAGAAGCTTCTTTATTCGTGACTTGAAACAGACACTTTCGAAGTTCATACATGGTTCAATTCGAGCTGCTCCACCTTTTGGATTTTGAAACCTCTTATGCGGATTTCTTCAGGGTTGGAGCTGTCTTTGTGATCGACGTGCTGAAGAACCCATCCTTTGTTTTGAACGGCGCCTGCCAGTTTCACCTGCAAGTTTCAAATCTCAGTAAACACATTGGATGAATCACTTTTTTGTTTTTGGACATTTTCTATAGAATTTTGTCGTAGTTAAAAAAACTGCCAAAGATAAATACCTCTACTTCGTTAGCAATAAGAGTTCCATCCAAGGAGAGAGCGTCGAGGATCACATTAGAATTATTGATGACCAAAGTGGATCTTTGTGACACGGAACATGCCTCATTAACTTTTCTTTTCACATCGCTAAATGTCAACGCCCATTTTGGATTCCATGTTACGCGCGGCCAAACCTCTACTTCTTGTCCATTGAAGACATCAGTAATGGGATCAGCTATCTGAACTCCAGCCTGAAAAGTATGACTTGAGAGCTTAGACGGCAAACAATTACCTAAATATTAACATCAATATAACCTCATTGCCTTATCAGCTATAAAGTTTAGTCgttttgtttttatatatatggTTAACGTTTTGTTCAAGAGAGGACCTTCTCACAAAAAACCCGCCTATCTCTTATTCAGTTCATCAATTTCTAAACAGAAAAACACATGCAAAAAACAAAAAGCTTATTGAAAAGGTTGGAATACTAAAAAGGAGTTGGAGATGAAAAATAATGGAAAAGCAACTACGTATAGGTTTGCAAGGATACATCTATCGAGATACTCTATGGTTGGGAACTGTgaattctccttgatttgattcCAAAAACACATTTCAATAAAAACATACCATATAACTTGACGCTCTAGACTcaagaaaatcacaaataaattataaattcctGTAAAAATTTCATATTTTTGTGTTGTATGCAAAACGCAAGCAAGAAATCAAACCTTTTTGAGAATAATGCTGTTAGCCTTATAAATAGCCATCTCACCACTTGTTGCACTGTGATATGGATTCCCCTTTGGCACCTACAAAGGACAATAGCAAAGCTAGTCATTTTTCTATCCATAAGTAGACAACAAATTCTAGCTTAGAGCTCTAAGCCATAACAAATAAATAGTGCATGCCCTTCCAAAAAGTAGCAACATACACATGTAATCAGCATAAAAAAATCATCGCTAACATGCTGAATCAGAAGCAATATTCCTACAATCATACAATTTAAGACAAACTTT
Above is a window of Zingiber officinale cultivar Zhangliang unplaced genomic scaffold, Zo_v1.1 ctg223, whole genome shotgun sequence DNA encoding:
- the LOC122036908 gene encoding UDP-sugar pyrophosphorylase-like, whose protein sequence is MMQDYPKSLSPSARVGFTVMDTWLGYAPVKNNPEDAAKVPKGNPYHSATSGEMAIYKANSIILKKAGVQIADPITDVFNGQEVEVWPRVTWNPKWALTFSDVKRKVNEACSVSQRSTLVINNSNVILDALSLDGTLIANEVEVKLAGAVQNKGWVLQHVDHKDSSNPEEIRIRGFKIQKVEQLELNHV
- the LOC122036898 gene encoding subtilisin-like protease SBT2.5 gives rise to the protein MKMELELAITVLFLLSFLTIASGEVYIVHVEGEPVVSYNGGVDGFSATAIDITQEMDITSESVTSYALHLINKHNSLLESVFEVGTYEKLYSYSHLINGFAVDISSEQAEVLRGASGVKYVEKDMKIKKLTTHTPQFLGLPTGVWPTGGGFDKAGEDIVIGLVDSGIYPQHPSFSAHNSEPYGPLPRYRGKCEVDPETQRNFCNGKIIGAQHFAKAAIAAGAFNPSIDFPSPLDGDGHGSHTAAIAAGNNGIPVRMHGYEFGRASGMAPRARIAVYKVLYRLFGGYVSDVVAAIEQAVLDGVDILNLSVGPNSPPTTTRSTFLNPFDAALLSAVKAGVFVAQAAGNGGPFPKTLVSFSPWITTVAAAIDDRRYKNFLTLGNGKTLTGLGLSPATHGNTSFDIVCANDVMLDSSLMKYNPSDCQRPELLNRNKVQGNILLCGYSFNFVSGTASIKKVSETAKSLGAAGFIVAAENSYPGTKFDPVPVDTPGILISDVRKTQELIDYYNASTRRDWAGRPSSFQATASIANGLSPILHKSAPQVALFSSRGPDVKDFSFQDADVLKPDLLAPGNLIWAAWAPNGTDEANYLGEGFAMISGTSMAAPHIAGIAALIKQNNPHWSPSAIKSALMTTASTLDRGGRPILAQQYSSSGIMNFVQATPFDYGSGAVDPKAALDPGLVLDSTYEDYIKFLCSVPGADPQEISNITNSQCNSTRSHPADLNTPSITISHLEGTQTVKRRVTNIADTETYVMTAKMAPEIALEVNPPAMTVLSGASRDFTATLTVRSVTGEYSFGEIVMKGDKGHRVRIPVVAMGYRS